A genome region from Eremothecium gossypii ATCC 10895 chromosome VII, complete sequence includes the following:
- a CDS encoding AGL365Cp (NOHBY725; No homolog in Saccharomyces cerevisiae; Non-syntenic homolog of Kluyveromyces lactis KLLA0E12947g) — protein MNSAEPEPKNIEKKPDSSSFQNEIVTVCTQYPEELLEPTEEEEKRLRHVVAAPKWTVYMICLIELAERASYYGTGDRLYNFFQYPLPQGGNGAGAGPDDQNPGALGRGLQVATSLNLVLKFTSYFFPLVTGYVADMYVGELKMLWLGIWTGVVSHVIFVIAALPAVIKHNNLCMALAVLGLLTLSLCTAFVKPVLLPMLLRQYPHETNVVKTLPTGERVILNRDASLQRMSMTFYWCINVGSFVSLATGYSAQRVGYWLSFLIPLVLFLIMPAILLTLKNVKVTPPLGESLFAECLKVIKVCFEPGWFKRYRSGSFWRYAKPSNLRALGRTGWRRSKEGFYKESLVEDTRITLAACVIFLYYVIYNMNDNQLSSIINNQAGSMTGEGVPNDVISNFNPLAIIITMPIIDYGLNPLLRRLRINFKPVYRIFFGFMLAVLASVAGAIIQAAIYNTSPCGKHASTCSETIRQVSPLSRWLVGVEYVLSGVSECFAMPTGYEIAFERSPKDMKAFVMSLFLVTTALSSILTQIFNGIMTDPYLVIPFILFAVLGTLFAILFLYRYWNLDKVMEAERRERAILDPLEILAHNGPPDYDETKQKL, from the coding sequence ATGAATTCAGCAGAACCAGAGCCGAAGAACATCGAAAAAAAGCCAGACTCATCTAGCTTTCAAAATGAGATTGTGACTGTGTGTACGCAATACCCCGAGGAACTGCTTGAGCCCACAGAAGAGGAAGAAAAGCGGCTGCGCCATGTAGTTGCCGCCCCAAAATGGACAGTATACATGATATGTTTGATCGAGTTGGCCGAGCGTGCATCATACTATGGTACAGGTGATAGGTTATACAATTTCTTTCAGTATCCGCTGCCTCAGGGTGGTAatggcgctggcgcagggCCTGACGACCAGAACCCTGGCGCGCTGGGACGTGGCCTTCAGGTTGCTACGTCGCTGAACTTAGTTTTGAAATTCACGTCGTATTTCTTCCCGCTGGTAACGGGTTATGTCGCTGACATGTACGTCGGGGAATTGAAAATGTTATGGCTCGGCATATGGACTGGTGTGGTTTCTCATGTGATATTCGTGATCGCTGCGCTGCCTGCAGTGATTAAGCACAACAACTTGTGCATGGCGCTTGCTGTACTTGGATTACTGACCCTCTCGCTGTGCACTGCATTTGTGAAGCCTGTTCTTCTTCCTATGCTGCTGCGCCAATATCCGCATGAAACAAACGTTGTTAAGACACTTCCGACTGGGGAGCGTGTCATACTTAACAGGGATGCATCATTGCAGCGCATGTCAATGACTTTTTACTGGTGCATTAATGTAGGGAGTTTTGTATCACTAGCCACAGGTTACTCAGCGCAAAGGGTTGGCTATTGGCTGTCTTTTCTGATCCCACTTGTGCTCTTTTTGATTATGCCCGCGATTTTGTTGACCTTAAAGAATGTTAAGGTCACGCCGCCTCTGGGAGAGTCGCTTTTCGCGGAATGTTTAAAGGTTATAAAGGTGTGTTTCGAGCCTGGTTGGTTTAAGAGGTACCGCAGCGGGTCCTTCTGGCGATATGCTAAGCCATCGAACTTGAGAGCCTTAGGTAGGACCGGCTGGCGTCGGAGCAAGGAGGGCTTCTACAAAGAGAGCTTGGTTGAAGATACAAGAATAACATTGGCTGCCTGTGTTATATTCCTATATTATGTCATCTATAACATGAACGACAACCAGCTTTCAAGTATTATCAATAACCAAGCTGGGTCTATGACTGGAGAGGGTGTTCCTAATGATGTGATTTCTAATTTCAACCCACTAGCGATTATCATAACAATGCCTATAATAGACTATGGGCTGAACCCTCTTCTGAGAAGACTACGGATCAATTTCAAGCCTGTGTACCGCATTTTCTTCGGCTTTATGTTGGCCGTCTTGGCCTCCGTAGCAGGTGCGATTATACAAGCAGCAATTTACAACACTTCGCCTTGTGGTAAGCACGCCAGTACGTGTAGCGAAACAATTAGACAGGTCTCACCCCTTTCCAGATGGCTTGTCGGAGTGGAATACGTGCTGTCTGGCGTCTCTGAATGTTTTGCAATGCCAACAGGATATGAAATCGCCTTCGAGAGGTCACCCAAGGATATGAAGGCCTTTGTCATGTCCCTATTTTTGGTGACCACTGCGCTTTCTTCCATTCTAACGCAGATCTTCAACGGCATCATGACGGATCCTTATTTGGTCATACCATTTATCCTTTTTGCTGTCTTGGGAACGTTATTTGCGATTTTATTCCTGTACAGATACTGGAATCTAGACAAGGTCATGGAAGCTGAGAGGAGGGAGCGCGCGATTCTTGATCCGCTAGAGATTCTCGCGCATAATGGTCCTCCAGATTATGATGAAACGAAGCAAAAGCTTTGA
- a CDS encoding AGL367W-Ap (Non-syntenic homolog of Saccharomyces cerevisiae Q0080 (AAP1)), whose protein sequence is MTPQIIPFFFMHQFTYGFLVILLTLLLLSYAFLSMILRLYLSRIYLSK, encoded by the coding sequence ATGACGCCACAAATAATTCCGTTTTTCTTTATGCATCAATTCACATATGGTTTTCTAGTTATCTTACTAACTTTACTTTTACTATCTTATGCGTTCTTATCCATGATTTTAAGATTATATCTCTCTAGAATATATTTATCTAAATGA
- a CDS encoding nucleobase cation symporter-1 family protein (Non-syntenic homolog of Saccharomyces cerevisiae YOR192C (THI72) and YLR237W (THI7)) encodes MLLARIDNFLRLEDSNSMKNRDIVPIPLARRRWNMMSYLSYWSIICLCMSTWTGAAALYDLGLNGPQSLGVVIVGNAIITAISICNSLYGSEYHIGYSVFQRILWGTNGAWFGVLLRSLLSVVWFAAQAWMGALCVNVVLSTFSSSYLNMKNTFPDSVGFRPDELIGFVIFLLLELPLLFIKPEYFDLMLIVSSVVTLVASFALTLWVCIMVGNQGTLMRAPITLSRSEHAWAWIFGINTWYSGLVAGLANQSDYSRFNRRPSHSHWGTILGINIAGIFVPLLALFCTSSFAWKYEQTVVTPADICLLIMKEDYTPGVRAACFFLGLCFVVSQLSVTTVANAIPGGMDLSTIFPKYINTRRGALIVFLLAWPSQPWTYYSSGKAFLDVMSSFSVFITPIIAMSVCEYYVVRNREIKLSDCYIRGPQSLYWYCRGINFKSIFCFIAGSALGVPGLIKTANPKAKMSKGIYDFYKGGFIFQFLITFAMYWIANLIFPSPVDGRDEADYFNTFTEEERKRWNIAGADEKEEAELDASSY; translated from the coding sequence ATGCTTTTGGCAAGGATAGATAATTTCTTGCGGCTGGAGGACTCCAACTCCATGAAGAATAGGGACATTGTTCCAATTCCCTTGGCCCGGCGCCGTTGGAACATGATGAGTTACCTTTCATACTGGAGCATCATCTGCCTGTGCATGAGCACCTGGACGGGGGCAGCAGCGTTGTATGATCTGGGGCTCAACGGCCCGCAGAGTCTGGGAGTGGTGATTGTGGGGAATGCCATCATTACGGCGATATCCATCTGCAATAGTCTATACGGGTCGGAGTACCACATCGGGTACTCGGTGTTTCAGCGGATACTGTGGGGGACCAACGGCGCGTGGTTTGGCGTGCTGCTTCGTAGTCTGCTGTCCGTGGTGTGGTTTGCAGCGCAGGCATGGATGGGGGCTCTTTGTGTCAACGTGGTCCTAAGTAcgttcagcagcagctacCTGAACATGAAAAACACCTTTCCGGACAGTGTGGGCTTCAGGCCCGATGAGCTGATCGGGTTTGTGATCTTCCTTCTGCTGGAACTGCCGTTGCTTTTCATCAAGCCCGAGTACTTTGATCTGATGCTGATAGTGTCCTCTGTTGTTACACTCGTGGCCTCGTTCGCGCTAACGCTGTGGGTGTGCATCATGGTTGGGAACCAGGGCACTCTGATGCGTGCGCCAATCACGTTGTCCCGCAGTGAACATGCCTGGGCATGGATCTTCGGCATCAACACCTGGTACTCGGGCCTGGTCGCCGGCTTAGCCAACCAGTCTGACTATTCTCGTTTCAACCGGCGGCCGAGCCACTCACACTGGGGGACTATTCTGGGCATCAACATTGCAGGTATCTTTGTCCCCTTGCTAGCGCTTTTCTGCACTAGTTCTTTTGCCTGGAAGTACGAGCAGACCGTTGTGACACCGGCAGACATCTGTTTGCTGATTATGAAGGAAGACTACACACCTGGTGTGCGGGCTGCATGCTTCTTCTTGGGCCTGTGCTTTGTCGTGTCCCAGCTTTCTGTCACAACGGTTGCAAACGCCATCCCCGGCGGTATGGACCTTTCCACTATATTTCCGAAGTATATTAACACGAGGAGAGGCGCCCTTATTGTGTTCCTACTTGCTTGGCCTTCCCAGCCATGGACCTACTATTCTTCGGGCAAGGCATTTTTGGATGTGATGAGCTCTTTCTCTGTCTTCATCACACCGATCATAGCTATGTCTGTGTGTGAATATTACGTTGTCCGCAACCGCGAGATCAAGCTGTCAGATTGTTACATTCGCGGGCCGCAGAGTCTGTATTGGTACTGTCGAGGAATTAACTTTAAGTCTATATTCTGCTTCATTGCTGGATCTGCTCTAGGTGTTCCTGGATTAATTAAGACGGCGAACCCAAAGGCCAAAATGAGCAAGGGAATTTACGATTTCTACAAGGGAGGCTTCATTTTCCAGTTTCTGATTACATTTGCCATGTACTGGATTGCAAATCTCATATTCCCTAGTCCTGTGGATGGACGAGATGAAGCAGACTATTTCAATACTTTCACAGAGGAGGAAAGAAAACGCTGGAATATTGCGGGTGCCGATGAGAAAGAAGAAGCCGAATTAGACGCTTCATCATATTAG
- a CDS encoding AGL366Cp (NOHBY726; No homolog in Saccharomyces cerevisiae; Syntenic homolog of Kluyveromyces lactis KLLA0E05478g), translating to MYPIICKSLPSSFMLLLLLVTSVSCLFTGPAEVVKRLDSTPAAPENVIQEDSDPETAFMAIYRYGYAQDGPRTRWKEAGIIARTNIWTEWTPVTCCIERTEGMRTLRGNYAINATWSWGSVSVEMEFPDVEAILGASVRRIVSEASSMICGVTRAGAIVQIQVQIEMAKASFSLRDCSQDATGVQCTPWSDELSVSAPTGGITASCREVSNMQSSSCKIPGLLCEFTALGDPLYQTTTSV from the coding sequence ATGTATCCTATTATATGCAAAAGTTTACCCAGCAGCTTCATGCTGCTTTTACTACTAGTGACTTCGGTGTCATGTCTCTTTACTGGCCCAGCTGAGGTTGTAAAGCGGCTTGATTCCacgccagcagctcctgAAAATGTCATTCAGGAAGATTCAGACCCAGAAACTGCATTCATGGCTATTTACCGCTACGGCTATGCTCAGGACGGGCCAAGGACACGTTGGAAAGAGGCAGGTATAATAGCTCGTACAAATATTTGGACAGAGTGGACGCCTGTAACTTGCTGCATTGAGCGCACTGAAGGTATGAGAACCTTGCGCGGTAACTATGCTATCAACGCCACATGGTCGTGGGGGAGTGTGTCTGTAGAAATGGAGTTCCCTGATGTGGAGGCCATTTTGGGTGCGTCAGTTCGCAGAATTGTATCCGAGGCTTCGAGCATGATTTGTGGCGTTACTAGAGCTGGCGCTATTGTGCAGATTCAGGTCCAGATCGAAATGGCGAAGGCATCTTTCAGTTTGCGTGACTGCTCCCAAGATGCCACGGGCGTTCAGTGCACACCATGGTCGGACGAACTTTCTGTTAGTGCACCAACGGGTGGTATAACCGCATCCTGCCGCGAAGTGAGTAACATGCAGTCGTCATCTTGTAAGATACCTGGCCTACTATGCGAGTTTACTGCACTTGGTGACCCGCTTTACCAGACGACTACATCCGTTTAG
- the SMU2 gene encoding Smu2p (Syntenic homolog of Saccharomyces cerevisiae YIL161W), translated as MVSEAVSCTREAPPESRKRRTKRRPQRIKQVGQSERLQKELQQARHLLGESLKLRSQSAQWSVFRICTPGICEEESCTFLVHVPHDYPCSALRVEPEGRGSGAQSRVAAHFNWRCKQQCTRDAPLAAQLNYLISERQLLATPDYVARERLRKSFYALFAAPTSGCGGVDGER; from the coding sequence ATGGTGTCGGAAGCCGTAAGCTGCACACGCGAGGCACCGCCTGAGAGCAGGAAGCGGCGTACAAAACGCCGGCCTCAACGAATCAAGCAAGTAGGACAGAGCGAACGCCTGCAGAAGGAGCTCCAGCAGGCGCGCCACCTGCTAGGGGAGAGCTTGAAACTGCGATCGCAGAGCGCGCAGTGGTCTGTGTTCCGCATTTGCACGCCAGGTATATGCGAAGAGGAATCCTGCACCTTCCTGGTGCACGTTCCGCACGACTATCCATGTAGCGCGCTTAGGGTGGAGCCGGAGGGCCGTGGTAGCGGTGCGCAGTCACGTGTGGCGGCCCATTTCAACTGGCGCTGCAAGCAGCAGTGCACGCGCGACGCCCCGTTGGCGGCGCAACTGAACTACCTGATCTCGGAACGGCAGCTGCTCGCGACGCCCGATTACGTTGCGCGCGAACGGCTCCGTAAGTCGTTCTACGCGCTTTTTGCAGCCCCGACtagcggctgcggcggggTCGACGGAGAGCGCTAG
- a CDS encoding AGL364Cp (Syntenic homolog of Saccharomyces cerevisiae YIL159W (BNR1)), which yields MSTRNFGLSPLTLSRLGKTPQELLSNSGPRCGVRKDHAIGGLKEDGRGTSRETETECTSKLKPCLYKNNLKNSTLFEVPDGSSRLEFNKGVIPDKTVVDMYFDNLQCNSSSGRNSCNKVGKMSYKTKWELVCEEYNAQNGVISEQNPEHIEVDLRRLLAMLQKDQQEIVSQGMWFQLEKQLRGRNACHYFIESNGIAIILRKLEAVTKETEYAYLRCFKTLISHEKGRLAILDNLEAIGMLCRFIANSEAQVRTRLLTTDMLLLLTYMDSVKVSKELDSVYALWFDTVTASINDLEQWHRSFTIQKPQQLIIDYCVSTMFLINSIVQGQATYSDKRKILVLLNDAGIHTIFRIILRSGDRLSSEILLDQVSKYRSREAEINSKCATEGQIEPEKTFETQIKTIISLTQGTELGCSMAQLVDSVMQIITFRTSAEALKLLNLLQATFDHLLENYHKEQMPSVEEALRSSISRLMDDLQAQQVNRRAVQEMEEMKQKMIEMKETMRRLGTLTHVQKYSGVGPMIRGKSNQSKKMDYIAELEEKLEAIERQRKTGNRQSAVISDESTRKDTGSLSLFDLQGASALLPYSNVARSSTIARSKRTCFASVLNAEKNRRSISGPEGITTADAENGYRCLIARSKHHRKLHETYPAPLDEQTDSKDLSAPSPVLSLASNVVGLQRRKPSTSTWDTKALPENSSKSDSSAASPNLITNEERTLQSPEALSEIEEKKEIGLASPMTPPPPPPPLPISLSATGSFRCSLQGPVSPTSQRVKLKQIHWDKIDNIKETVWNEHNERISTSTKLETFGVFKEIEDLFKVVPATPKTASSNSPTQTTRNGKIRLLSNDLAQLFGINLHIFSHYSTEELIDMVLLCHAEILQNQRVIEFFSKDDINHIPQSTQRMFAPYETNYLTGKTPDKDPAVLERADRIYLELFYNLRSYWAARSKYLLVLLTYERDYYDILYKLQRIDDATKAIRSSKKLKQLFFIIIEIGNYMNNKQALGIQLSSINKLAFTKTSKDNNLSFIHVIERIIRTRYPELHNFAEDLEKVQDMANIIVQHVQQEAQEFRERISNLERSLTVGALSDSSRFHPKDQFLSKTASSIQHARKKAELLIDQSTLTMGDFEKLVSYWGEDTKDIQSRNTFFQKFLDFVALFKKASKENIEREEIRRSQVKRVIERVPSPEKTKSVARSTPLSVGTEVDEQHAVDVLLKRLRDVRYQEPKSSKDHTEPYKSQTVRVRRQKEDGDLLSRTREMLMGVKKI from the coding sequence ATGTCTACCAGGAATTTTGGCCTATCGCCTCTTACACTGTCACGTCTCGGGAAGACCCCGCAGGAACTGCTCAGCAATTCTGGTCCACGGTGCGGAGTGCGGAAAGATCATGCTATCGGGGGATTGAAAGAAGATGGAAGAGGGACCAGCAGGGAAACAGAAACTGAATGTACTTCTAAATTGAAGCCATGCCTGTATAAGAACAATTTGAAGAATAGCACATTGTTCGAAGTTCCAGATGGTTCCTCGAGGTTGGAATTCAACAAGGGCGTTATTCCCGATAAAACTGTCGTTGACATGTACTTCGATAACTTGCAATGTAATAGTTCGTCTGGAAGGAATAGTTGTAATAAGGTGGGGAAAATGTCTTACAAAACCAAGTGGGAATTGGTATGCGAGGAATATAATGCACAAAACGGCGTAATATCTGAACAAAATCCGGAACACATAGAAGTAGACCTAAGAAGACTCCTTGCCATGCTCCAAAAAGACCAACAAGAGATCGTATCCCAGGGTATGTGGTTCCAGCTAGAGAAGCAATTACGGGGCAGGAACGCATGTCATTATTTTATCGAATCTAACGGTATAGCAATTATTCTAAGAAAGCTCGAAGCTGTTACGAAGGAAACTGAATACGCCTATCTCCGCTGCTTCAAGACACTAATCAGCCATGAAAAGGGCCGGCTCGCGATACTTGACAATTTAGAAGCTATCGGTATGCTTTGCCGATTTATCGCCAATTCTGAGGCCCAGGTGCGTACTAGGCTACTCACTACAGATATGCTCTTACTACTAACATACATGGATAGTGTGAAAGTCTCAAAAGAATTGGATAGCGTTTATGCTCTATGGTTCGACACTGTCACTGCAAGCATAAACGACCTTGAGCAGTGGCATAGATCGTTCACCATACAGAAGCCGCAGCAGTTGATAATCGACTACTGTGTGTCGACTATGTTCCTTATAAATTCTATTGTGCAGGGCCAGGCAACATACAGCGATAAACGGAAGATATTGGTTTTGTTAAACGACGCTGGCATACACACAATATTCCGAATAATTCTTCGGTCTGGAGATCGTCTTAGTTCTGAGATTTTACTTGACCAAGTGTCCAAGTATAGAAGTAGAGAAGCTGAGATAAACTCCAAATGCGCGACAGAAGGTCAGATTGAACCAGAGAAAACATTCGAGACTCAGATCAAAACGATCATTAGTTTAACTCAGGGTACTGAACTGGGATGTTCGATGGCGCAGTTAGTTGACTCAGTAATGCAAATCATAACCTTTCGCACCTCTGCAGAAGCTCTCAAACTTTTGAATCTCTTACAAGCTACATTTGACCACCTTCTAGAGAACTACCATAAAGAACAGATGCCAAGTGTTGAGGAAGCTCTGAGAAGCTCCATCAGCAGGCTAATGGATGACCTTCAGGCACAGCAGGTTAATCGGCGAGCTGTGCAAGAAATGGAAGAGATGAAGCAGAAGATGATTGAAATGAAAGAGACAATGAGGCGACTAGGGACGCTGACTCATGTTCAGAAATATTCAGGGGTCGGTCCAATGATCCGCGGGAAGAGTAATCAATCGAAAAAGATGGATTATATAGCGGAATTGGAGGAAAAACTAGAAGCTATTGAGCGGCAAAGGAAAACAGGCAACCGGCAGAGTGCTGTTATTTCAGATGAGAGCACCCGGAAGGATACCGGATCGTTATCATTATTTGATTTACAGGGCGCCAGTGCCCTTCTACCTTATTCAAATGTTGCGAGATCGTCGACAATAGCTAGAAGCAAGCGCACTTGCTTTGCCTCTGTGCTGAATGCTGAGAAGAACAGACGAAGCATAAGCGGACCTGAAGGTATAACGACTGCAGATGCGGAGAATGGATACCGCTGCTTAATCGCAAGGAGTAAGCACCATAGAAAGTTGCACGAAACCTATCCGGCGCCGTTGGACGAACAGACGGATTCCAAGGATCTTTCTGCACCATCTCCTGTCCTTTCGTTAGCGTCAAATGTCGTTGGTCTTCAGAGAAGGAAACCATCCACCAGTACCTGGGATACTAAAGCACTGCCTGAAAATTCCTCCAAGTCTGACTCGTCTGCGGCGTCACCAAATTTGATTACGAATGAGGAAAGAACATTGCAAAGTCCAGAAGCTTTATCTGAAATAGAAGAAAAGAAGGAAATCGGACTTGCGAGTCCTATGAcgccaccaccaccaccaccaccccTACCTATCTCATTGAGCGCTACCGGATCCTTCCGTTGTTCATTGCAGGGTCCAGTTTCTCCTACTTCACAGCGTGTGAAGCTCAAGCAGATACATTGGGATAAGATTGATAATATTAAGGAAACAGTGTGGAATGAGCATAATGAAAGAATCTCTACAAGCACGAAGCTAGAGACATTTGGTGTATTCAAAGAAATTGAAGATCTTTTTAAGGTGGTACCTGCTACCCCGAAGACCGCCAGTTCGAACTCCCCAACCCAGACCACCAGAAATGGAAAAATAAGACTATTATCCAATGATTTGGCACAGCTGTTTGGTATTAACTTACATATATTCTCTCATTATAGCACCGAAGAGCTCATTGATATGGTTCTTCTTTGTCATGCAGAGATATTACAAAATCAGCGCGTAATAGAATTCTTCAGCAAGGATGACATTAACCATATCCCGCAAAGCACACAGCGCATGTTTGCACCATATGAGACTAACTACCTTACTGGGAAAACCCCCGACAAGGATCCTGCGGTCTTGGAACGCGCGGATAGAATATACTTGGAACTATTTTATAACTTGCGGTCATATTGGGCAGCTCGGTCAAAATATCTCTTGGTGCTTTTAACATATGAGAGGGACTACTACGATATTCTCTACAAATTGCAGCGAATTGATGATGCAACGAAAGCAATTCGGAGCTCGAAGAAGTTAAAGCAACTATTCTTTATCATCATTGAAATTGGTAACTATATGAACAATAAACAGGCCCTGGGAATTCAATTAAGCTCTATAAATAAGTTAGCCTTTACGAAAACCAGCAAGGACAATAATTTATCATTCATTCATGTCATCGAACGTATTATACGGACAAGATATCCGGAACTACATAATTTCGCGGAAGATCTCGAGAAAGTACAGGATATGGCGAATATCATCGTCCAGCATGTCCAGCAAGAGGCGCAAGAGTTTCGGGAGCGCATTAGTAATTTGGAACGCTCACTTACAGTGGGAGCGTTATCAGACTCATCTAGGTTTCACCCCAAGGATCAGTTTTTATCTAAGACTGCGTCCAGCATCCAGCATGCTAGGAAAAAGGCTGAGCTACTAATTGACCAATCCACCCTCACCATGGGCGACTTTGAAAAACTTGTCTCATACTGGGGAGAGGACACAAAGGATATACAAAGCAGAAATACCTTCTTTCAGAAGTTTCTTGACTTTGTTGCTTTGTTCAAGAAAGCCAGCAAGGAAAATATCGAGCGTGAGGAAATACGCAGGTCTCAGGTAAAGCGGGTGATAGAACGAGTTCCTAGCCCAGAGAAAACCAAGTCCGTTGCCCGCTCCACACCTCTGTCTGTGGGAACCGAGGTAGATGAACAACACGCAGTGGACGTTTTACTCAAAAGATTACGCGACGTGCGCTATCAGGAACCAAAGTCCTCAAAAGACCACACAGAGCCGTACAAATCCCAGACAGTAAGGGTTAGGCGGCAGAAAGAAGATGGCGACTTATTGTCGAGAACAAGGGAAATGTTGATGGGTGTAAAGAAGATTTAG
- a CDS encoding AGL367Cp (NOHBY727; No homolog in Saccharomyces cerevisiae) yields the protein METQPLLKTSDHMRLAIKISDCLLHWGPSIIFCKAALALFFYTLYIPFSTCCLAKAHSLNESDVFTERLHYIGTVDLMAIGGAAMAFITTNAMLEDFIANITSLKWNGPIGDPDFRRIITLRLVIILPLWIWQFPVWFPALGIKVGSLLLHFLPLVDSWHEEGILIFYATSSAAMLVYMIYSYVASHFTKSPKEGTFESEEESLSV from the coding sequence ATGGAGACGCAACCTTTGCTTAAAACTTCTGATCACATGCGACTAGCCATAAAGATCTCAGATTGCCTGTTGCATTGGGGGCCCAGCATAATATTCTGCAAAGCGGCCCTTGCGCTGTTTTTCTACACGCTTTACATACCTTTCAGTACCTGCTGTCTGGCTAAGGCTCACAGCCTAAACGAGAGTGATGTATTTACTGAGCGTTTACACTATATTGGTACTGTGGATCTTATGGCCATCGGCGGTGCTGCAATGGCATTTATTACAACGAACGCAATGCTCGAAGATTTTATTGCCAATATTACTAGCTTGAAATGGAATGGGCCCATTGGGGATCCTGATTTTCGGAGAATAATAACATTGAGGTTGGTAATTATACTGCCATTGTGGATATGGCAATTTCCTGTCTGGTTCCCTGCCTTGGGTATAAAAGTTGGCAGTTTACTATTGCATTTTCTTCCACTGGTAGACTCTTGGCACGAAGAGGGTATTCTGATTTTTTATGCTACCTCAAGCGCAGCTATGCTTGTTTACATGATTTACTCTTATGTCGCGTCTCACTTCACGAAGTCTCCAAAAGAAGGCACCTTCGAGTCGGAAGAAGAAAGTTTATCTGTATAA
- a CDS encoding AGL368Wp (NOHBY728; No homolog in Saccharomyces cerevisiae; Similar to Ashbya gossypii AGL369W and ADL400W) yields the protein MLRDIWGLRAARPSQSHRLRDICGGVPAHASDHSGQARAFSGEACNLPVRHENCQLNLLFTLARCHVVSGMLRDIESNTSIEEHKVDEVKDNTLKRYQYRTAICLLFCYVCHVAFCNCVLARSLQLPQDKDSEELLDKLNGYAIFSCHAVGLITLTREPAERLMNRWKLTALALCSIYLVIFDPELLFVSGWLLNFFPSVKSWSLGNIAEYTTWEACAMCLVVAWVSVPAIFKLAFKRVPHKEKEAASSLECCDRVPGTDAESQDDRISFLNGKLGKVFNVVFLFGLLHQVFLVVRSYLDLVKSESFGNSVLYSCALVAVSFLYLVALLSTLFCTFYMLTSKKIEGPFISICFHLFCSYNFLYYCQRFIISTVSLVG from the coding sequence ATGCTGCGAGATATCTGGGGGCTgcgtgctgcgcggcctTCTCAAAGCCACCGGCTGCGAGATATCTGTGGTGGGGTGCCTGCGCACGCGTCTGATCACTCCGGCCAAGCACGTGCATTTTCTGGCGAGGCTTGCAATCTCCCCGTTCGCCATGAAAACTGCCAGCTGAATCTACTATTTACGCTGGCCCGCTGCCACGTAGTCTCTGGGATGCTGCGCGATATAGAGAGCAATACCTCCATCGAAGAGCATAAGGTTGATGAAGTAAAGGATAATACTCTGAAACGATACCAGTACAGAACGGCCATATGCTTGTTATTCTGCTACGTCTGCCATGTTGCTTTCTGTAACTGCGTTTTAGCCAGGTCCTTGCAACTACCCCAAGATAAAGATTCGGAGGAGCTCCTTGACAAACTCAATGGTTATGCAATCTTCAGTTGCCATGCTGTTGGGTTAATCACACTGACCAGAGAGCCGGCTGAGCGCTTGATGAATAGATGGAAGTTGACGGCTTTGGCACTATGTTCAATATACCTGGTAATATTTGATCCAGAGTTACTGTTTGTCAGTGGCTGGTTATTAAACTTTTTTCCATCAGTTAAGTCCTGGTCTCTGGGTAATATTGCAGAATATACTACTTGGGAGGCCTGTGCTATGTGCCTGGTCGTGGCCTGGGTTTCGGTACCTGCAATCTTCAAACTGGCATTCAAACGTGTGCCGCATAAAGAGAAAGAGGCAGCATCCTCTTTGGAGTGTTGTGATCGTGTACCCGGCACGGATGCTGAGTCACAGGACGATCGTATTTCTTTTTTAAATGGGAAACTAGGCAAGGTGTTCAATGTTGTCTTTCTATTTGGCTTACTTCACCAGGTATTTTTGGTTGTCAGGTCATACCTGGACTTGGTTAAAAGTGAGAGTTTTGGCAATTCTGTACTGTACAGTTGCGCACTTGTGGCAGTTTCATTCCTTTATTTGGTAGCATTGCTTTCCACACTGTTCTGCACTTTTTACATGTTGACCTCAAAGAAAATAGAAGGGCCGTTCATTTCTATCTGTTTTCATTTATTCTGCAGCTATAACTTTTTGTATTACTGTCAAAGATTTATAATTTCCACCGTCAGCCTTGTGGGCTGA